A single region of the Strigops habroptila isolate Jane chromosome 3, bStrHab1.2.pri, whole genome shotgun sequence genome encodes:
- the LOC115605176 gene encoding endonuclease domain-containing 1 protein-like produces MLLLLLQVLASCLWLGYSEVVTSFESSCPQFFFRGTTPNEALEPENPAWICQRYNNQYYFATLYDKSRRIPVYSAYIYEAGSGKRPNIWLVEPQLVSPTYPKTIETESTLLNDYDISLEEIGKNQAVYQDYKNLTGLNRGHLNPNGHHSDINSRTATFTLTNIVPQNEKLNSGAWNNYEQQTMIKNTEGCTTTYVVVGAVPGNNYISNGRVNKPSYIWASACCEVDNNHRKTWAAIAENDKNEVELLTLGELEDVLTQLYGRDQVSLFDSGCPRE; encoded by the exons atgctgttgctgctgctgcaggtctTGGCGAGCTGCCTCTGGCTGGGATACAGCGAGGTGGTGACATCCTTTGAAAGCTCATGCCCTCAGTTTTTCTTCCGGGGAACCACCCCAAATGAAGCCCTGGAGCCGGAGAACCCAGCTTGGATCTGCCAGCGTTATAACAACCAGTATTACTTTGCCACCCTGTACGACAAGAGCAGGCGTATTCCCGTATACTCTGCTTACATCTACGAGGCTGGATCTGGCAAGAGACCCAACATATGGCTGGTTGAGCCCCAG CTGGTTAGCCCAACTTATCCTAAAACTATTGAAACAGAGTCGACCCTCTTGAATGATTATGACATCAGCTTAGAGGAAATCGGCAAGAACCAGGCTGTCTACCAGGACTACAAGAACCTGACGGGTTTGAACCGTGGCCATTTGAACCCCAACGGCCATCACTCGGACATCAACAGCAGAACGGCCACCTTCACCCTAACCAACATCGTGCCTCAGAATGAGAAGCTCAACAGCGGCGCCTGGAACAACTACGAGCAGCAGACGATGATCAAGAACACCGAAGGCTGTACCACCACCTATGTCGTTGTGggtgctgtgcctgggaacaACTACATCTCCAACGGGAGGGTGAATAAACCCAGCTACATCTGGGCAAGTGCCTGCTGCGAGGTGGACAACAACCACAGGAAGACTTGGGCGGCCATTGCTGAGAATGACAAGAATGAGGTGGAGCTCCTCACGCTGGGGGAGCTGGAGGATGTGTTGACCCAGCTCTATGGGAGGGACCAGGTTTCTTTGTTTGACAGTGGCTGTCCCCGGGAATAA